The proteins below are encoded in one region of Anaerobaca lacustris:
- a CDS encoding PEP-CTERM sorting domain-containing protein, translating into MKALLTPIAMLAVLVAVPALGGTIPPQQVLEFSPAPTGAGEWYYNGAGVLSFDQDIIINSGLSSNYDALVGARVYLPTFEVTGIPDSPYTLTPLGSSEIVIKSADNSVTYLTGTLGRGDLVTMGTVAGGFTQFQVDITNLFITHEGAALGSAALAILQNLQLPSLDFELSLQGGSGPGYYSFAQMLNDGYIGSGGFSGAMSVPEPTTVALLAFGGLALARKRRNK; encoded by the coding sequence TGCTCGTGGCCGTTCCCGCACTCGGCGGCACCATCCCGCCGCAGCAGGTGCTGGAATTCAGCCCGGCGCCCACCGGGGCAGGCGAATGGTACTACAACGGCGCCGGCGTGCTCAGTTTCGACCAGGACATCATCATCAACTCCGGCCTGAGCAGCAACTACGACGCCCTGGTCGGCGCCCGCGTCTACCTGCCGACCTTCGAGGTCACAGGCATACCGGATTCGCCGTATACACTGACCCCGCTGGGCAGCTCGGAAATCGTCATCAAGAGCGCCGACAACAGCGTCACGTACCTGACCGGCACGCTGGGCCGAGGTGACCTCGTCACCATGGGCACCGTTGCCGGTGGGTTCACGCAGTTCCAGGTGGACATCACCAACCTCTTCATCACGCACGAAGGCGCAGCGCTGGGATCGGCGGCGCTGGCCATCCTCCAGAACTTGCAGCTACCCTCGCTCGATTTTGAACTATCGCTTCAAGGTGGAAGTGGCCCAGGCTACTACAGCTTCGCCCAGATGCTCAACGACGGCTACATCGGCAGCGGCGGATTCAGCGGGGCCATGTCGGTCCCCGAGCCCACAACCGTCGCACTGCTCGCCTTCGGCGGCCTGGCCCTGGCGCGGAAGCGCCGAAACAAATAA